Proteins encoded by one window of Luteimonas yindakuii:
- the murD gene encoding UDP-N-acetylmuramoyl-L-alanine--D-glutamate ligase → MHASPPDIAALEGRRVGLWGWGCEGRAAWRAIRSRQSALPLTLFCQPGEADDAARLGDPLLQVCTAVDADALAACDVVIKSPGISPYGDVAQAAAGRGTRFIGGTTLWFAERGDARTLCVTGTKGKSTTTALLAHLLRAAGVRTALAGNIGLPLLELLDGQADAWAIELSSYQTRDVATSGVRPDLAIVTNIFPEHLDWHGGQARYVEDKLALLTDARPHIAVLNAADPTLAALRLPDSDVRWYGRADGWHLRDDTVFRGDTAVLDTRELPLPGRHNRGNLCAVLAALEACGHDAVALAAQARGFQPLPHRLQPLGTRDRFDWVNDSISTTPHASIAALELYRDRPVAILVGGHDRGLDWTAFVDHVRAHPPRAVVTMGQNGPRIHDALRKAAGEVGFALRQAGDLESAVAQARGMLAADGGVLLLSPGAPSFGPYRDYAERGRHFARLGGFNPDAITAIPGLGIA, encoded by the coding sequence GTGCACGCTTCGCCGCCTGATATCGCCGCGCTCGAGGGCCGCCGCGTCGGCCTGTGGGGCTGGGGCTGCGAAGGCCGTGCGGCGTGGCGCGCGATCCGTTCGCGCCAGTCGGCATTGCCGCTGACGCTGTTCTGCCAGCCGGGCGAAGCCGACGATGCCGCGCGGCTCGGTGATCCGCTGCTGCAGGTGTGCACGGCGGTGGATGCCGATGCACTGGCTGCCTGCGACGTCGTGATCAAGTCACCGGGGATCAGCCCGTATGGCGACGTGGCCCAGGCCGCCGCCGGGCGCGGCACGCGTTTCATCGGCGGCACCACGCTGTGGTTCGCCGAACGTGGCGACGCGCGCACGCTGTGCGTGACCGGCACCAAGGGCAAGAGCACGACCACCGCGCTGCTCGCCCACCTGCTGCGCGCGGCCGGCGTGCGCACCGCGCTGGCCGGCAACATCGGCCTGCCGCTGCTGGAGCTGCTCGACGGGCAGGCGGATGCCTGGGCGATCGAACTGTCGAGCTACCAGACCCGCGACGTCGCCACTTCCGGCGTGAGGCCGGACCTGGCCATCGTCACCAATATCTTCCCCGAGCACCTCGACTGGCATGGCGGGCAGGCGCGTTATGTCGAGGACAAGCTGGCACTGCTGACCGACGCCCGGCCGCACATCGCCGTGCTCAATGCGGCCGATCCCACGCTGGCTGCGCTGCGCCTGCCCGACAGCGACGTGCGCTGGTATGGCCGCGCCGACGGCTGGCACCTGCGCGACGACACGGTGTTCCGCGGCGACACCGCCGTGCTCGACACCCGCGAGCTGCCGCTGCCGGGCCGCCATAACCGCGGCAACCTCTGCGCGGTGCTGGCGGCGCTCGAGGCCTGCGGTCACGACGCGGTCGCGCTCGCGGCGCAGGCGCGCGGCTTCCAGCCACTGCCGCACCGGCTGCAGCCACTGGGCACGCGCGATCGCTTCGACTGGGTCAACGATTCGATCAGCACCACGCCGCACGCCAGCATCGCTGCGCTGGAGCTCTATCGCGACCGGCCGGTGGCGATCCTGGTCGGCGGCCACGATCGTGGCCTCGACTGGACCGCATTCGTCGACCATGTGCGCGCGCACCCGCCGCGGGCGGTGGTGACGATGGGCCAGAACGGCCCGCGCATCCATGATGCGCTGCGGAAGGCAGCCGGCGAGGTCGGGTTCGCGCTGCGGCAGGCCGGCGATCTCGAGTCCGCGGTCGCCCAGGCGCGCGGGATGCTGGCTGCGGATGGCGGCGTGCTGCTGCTGTCGCCCGGCGCACCCAGCTTCGGCCCCTACCGCGACTACGCCGAGCGCGGTCGCCACTTCGCCCGCCTGGGCGGATTCAACCCCGACGCGATCACCGCGATTCCCGGCCTCGGCATCGCCTGA
- a CDS encoding EamA family transporter, which produces MTPAAKAHWQIHFCVLLWGFTAILGKLITLPALPLVWWRMLLVAGTLLLVPRVWRGLRALPRRLALSYAGVGALVGLHWLTFYGAVKLANASVAATCMALATVFVAVIEPRLAGRRLSLRDLALGIAVLPGVALVVGGVPGEMRAGVAVGALSALFVALFGSFNKRLVDRADPLTVTTIELGAGTLTLTLLWPVLAVAAPVFAGGFVVPGARDAGLLLLLAFACTLLPFALSLVALRHMSAFTAQLAVNLEPVYAIVLAILLLGEQRELTPAFYAGVAIIMAAVLVHPLLSRRRATTAPAVHAENLAGEARDLLETRPD; this is translated from the coding sequence ATGACCCCAGCCGCCAAGGCCCACTGGCAGATCCATTTCTGCGTGCTGCTGTGGGGATTCACCGCGATCCTCGGCAAGCTGATCACCCTGCCGGCGCTGCCGCTGGTGTGGTGGCGGATGCTGCTGGTCGCCGGCACCCTGCTGCTGGTGCCACGCGTGTGGCGCGGCCTGCGTGCGCTGCCGCGGCGGCTGGCGTTGAGCTATGCCGGCGTCGGCGCACTGGTCGGCCTGCACTGGCTCACCTTCTACGGTGCGGTGAAGCTCGCCAACGCGTCCGTCGCGGCGACCTGCATGGCGCTGGCCACGGTGTTCGTGGCGGTGATCGAGCCGCGCCTGGCCGGGCGCCGGCTGTCGTTGCGTGACCTCGCGCTGGGCATCGCGGTCCTGCCGGGCGTGGCGCTGGTGGTCGGCGGCGTGCCCGGCGAGATGCGTGCCGGCGTCGCCGTGGGTGCGCTGTCGGCACTGTTCGTGGCGCTGTTCGGCTCCTTCAACAAGCGCCTGGTCGACCGTGCCGACCCGCTCACCGTCACCACCATCGAGCTCGGTGCCGGCACCCTGACCCTGACCCTGCTGTGGCCGGTGCTGGCAGTGGCGGCGCCGGTGTTCGCTGGTGGCTTCGTGGTGCCGGGCGCGCGCGATGCCGGCCTGCTGCTGTTGCTGGCATTCGCCTGCACCCTGCTGCCCTTCGCGCTGTCGCTGGTGGCCTTGCGCCACATGAGCGCGTTCACCGCGCAGCTGGCGGTGAACCTGGAACCGGTCTACGCGATCGTGCTGGCGATCCTGCTGCTCGGCGAGCAGCGCGAACTGACGCCTGCGTTCTACGCCGGCGTGGCGATCATCATGGCGGCGGTGCTGGTGCATCCGCTGCTGTCGCGGCGACGCGCGACGACAGCGCCGGCGGTGCATGCAGAGAACCTCGCCGGCGAGGCGCGCGACCTGCTGGAGACCCGCCCGGACTGA
- a CDS encoding dienelactone hydrolase family protein: MRRILLAACCAAFAAAAQAAPKADPVQWTLDGTTFEGVLVHDGDGDGPKPGLLMVPNWRGVNASAVEKARQMAGDDYVVLVADVYGRDVRPQNDAEAGPVAGALRNEEGRATLRARARKALEVLQAQPQVDAEQVGAVGFCFGGTTVLELARDGAPLAGVVSLHGGLSTTAPASSPVTPAILVLNGADDRGVSAEEIAGFQQEMDAVDADWQFVNFAGAVHCFAEADADSPPNCVYHERSAKRAWRMMDDFFEERFAQ; encoded by the coding sequence ATGCGCCGCATCCTGCTCGCCGCCTGCTGTGCCGCCTTTGCCGCCGCCGCCCAGGCGGCACCGAAGGCCGACCCCGTGCAATGGACCCTGGACGGCACCACCTTCGAGGGCGTGCTGGTCCACGACGGTGACGGCGACGGCCCTAAACCCGGCCTGCTGATGGTGCCCAACTGGCGCGGCGTGAATGCTTCCGCAGTGGAGAAGGCCCGGCAGATGGCCGGGGACGACTACGTCGTGCTGGTGGCCGATGTCTACGGTCGTGACGTGCGCCCGCAGAACGATGCCGAAGCCGGGCCGGTCGCCGGTGCACTGCGTAACGAGGAGGGTCGCGCCACCCTGCGTGCGCGTGCCCGCAAGGCGCTGGAAGTGCTGCAGGCGCAGCCGCAGGTGGATGCGGAGCAGGTTGGCGCGGTCGGGTTCTGCTTCGGCGGCACCACCGTGCTCGAACTCGCCCGCGATGGCGCGCCGCTGGCCGGCGTGGTCAGCCTGCACGGTGGGCTGTCGACCACGGCGCCGGCGTCATCGCCGGTCACGCCGGCGATCCTGGTGCTCAACGGCGCCGACGACCGTGGTGTCAGTGCCGAGGAAATCGCGGGTTTCCAGCAGGAGATGGACGCCGTCGACGCGGACTGGCAGTTCGTCAACTTCGCCGGCGCGGTGCACTGCTTCGCGGAAGCCGACGCCGACAGCCCCCCGAACTGCGTCTACCACGAGCGTTCGGCGAAACGCGCGTGGCGGATGATGGACGACTTCTTCGAGGAGCGCTTCGCGCAGTGA
- a CDS encoding DUF4019 domain-containing protein, with amino-acid sequence MRQQTKSTRVTLAAAVALLVAGSAFAQQPQAQPQPQPRPAAQAAPQAQLTPEQQAQLARQDAEITQAAQQIVQMIDGNRTGEVWDMATVRVKSMIPRETFVQEVANDRARVGAATQRGQAVVTRSQFQAGGQVPEGLYLNVVFPTRFANTPEAVRELVSFRLDEDRTWRVSGYSVRANDQ; translated from the coding sequence ATGAGGCAGCAGACGAAGTCCACCCGCGTCACCCTGGCGGCAGCGGTCGCCCTCCTCGTCGCCGGCAGTGCGTTCGCGCAGCAGCCGCAGGCGCAGCCACAACCGCAGCCGCGGCCGGCCGCCCAGGCCGCGCCGCAGGCGCAGCTGACGCCCGAACAGCAGGCCCAGCTGGCCCGCCAGGACGCCGAGATCACCCAGGCCGCGCAGCAGATCGTGCAGATGATCGATGGCAACCGCACCGGCGAGGTCTGGGACATGGCCACCGTGCGGGTAAAAAGCATGATCCCGCGCGAGACCTTCGTGCAGGAAGTCGCCAACGACCGCGCGCGGGTCGGCGCGGCCACCCAGCGCGGCCAGGCGGTGGTCACGCGTTCGCAGTTCCAGGCCGGTGGCCAGGTGCCCGAGGGCCTCTACCTCAACGTGGTGTTCCCGACCCGGTTCGCGAACACGCCCGAGGCGGTGCGCGAGCTGGTGTCATTCCGGCTCGACGAGGACCGCACCTGGCGCGTGTCGGGCTACAGCGTGCGCGCCAACGACCAGTAA
- a CDS encoding polyprenyl synthetase family protein, producing the protein MSATAPTSAAPTADLPTIQALAAPDMQAVDALIRRRLASDVLLINQVAEHIVSAGGKRLRPMLVVLAGRACGAGGPDHHQLAAIIEFIHTSTLLHDDVVDESDLRRGRSTANAIWGNAASVLVGDFLYSRSFQLMVELDSMEVMRILADTTNRIAEGEVLQLLHVHNPDTDEAAYLQVIERKTAVLFAAGTRLGALAAGADAAACEKLHDFGMELGFAFQIADDVLDYAANANDLGKNLGDDLAEGKATLPLIHAIRESDPATRERLRGIVQRGDADAMPEVLAAIHATGGLEYSRERARVHAEAAMRALDGLPENDATAALRGLAKYAVDRAY; encoded by the coding sequence ATGTCCGCCACCGCCCCCACCTCCGCCGCCCCCACCGCCGACCTGCCCACCATCCAGGCGCTCGCCGCGCCCGACATGCAGGCCGTGGACGCGCTGATCCGCCGCCGGCTGGCGTCGGACGTGCTGCTGATCAACCAGGTGGCCGAGCACATCGTTTCCGCCGGCGGCAAGCGCCTGCGGCCGATGCTGGTGGTGCTGGCCGGGCGCGCCTGCGGCGCGGGCGGGCCGGACCATCACCAGCTCGCCGCGATCATCGAGTTCATCCATACCTCCACCCTCCTCCACGACGACGTGGTCGACGAGTCCGACCTGCGCCGTGGCCGCAGCACCGCCAACGCAATCTGGGGCAACGCCGCCAGCGTACTGGTCGGCGACTTCCTGTATTCGCGCAGCTTCCAGCTGATGGTGGAGCTGGATTCGATGGAGGTGATGCGGATCCTCGCCGACACCACCAACCGCATTGCCGAGGGCGAGGTCCTGCAGCTGCTGCACGTGCACAACCCGGATACCGACGAGGCCGCCTACCTGCAGGTGATCGAGCGCAAGACCGCGGTGCTGTTCGCCGCCGGCACCCGCCTGGGTGCACTCGCCGCCGGCGCCGATGCCGCCGCCTGCGAGAAGCTGCACGACTTCGGCATGGAACTCGGCTTCGCGTTCCAGATCGCCGACGACGTGCTCGACTACGCCGCCAATGCGAACGATCTCGGCAAGAACCTCGGCGACGACCTCGCCGAGGGCAAGGCCACGCTGCCGTTGATCCACGCCATCCGCGAATCCGATCCGGCGACCCGCGAACGCCTGCGCGGCATCGTGCAGCGTGGCGACGCCGATGCCATGCCCGAGGTGCTGGCGGCGATCCACGCCACCGGCGGGCTCGAATACAGCCGCGAGCGCGCCCGCGTGCATGCCGAAGCGGCGATGCGTGCGCTCGACGGGCTGCCGGAAAACGATGCGACCGCGGCGCTACGCGGGCTGGCGAAGTACGCGGTGGATCGCGCGTACTGA
- the ssb gene encoding single-stranded DNA-binding protein: MARGINKVILVGNLGNDPDVKYTQGGMAVTTISLATSSVRKDKDGNQQERTEWHRVKFFGKLGEIAGEYLRKGSQVYVEGSIRYDKFTGSDGVEKYFTDIVADEMQMLGGRGEGGGGGGGGGGGGNYERSSGGGGQRPQRQESAAPRRQAPAQQPQPAMDDFSDDDIPF; this comes from the coding sequence ATGGCACGCGGAATCAACAAGGTGATCCTGGTCGGCAACCTCGGCAACGATCCCGACGTGAAGTACACCCAGGGCGGCATGGCCGTGACCACGATCAGCCTGGCCACCAGCAGCGTGCGCAAGGACAAGGACGGCAACCAGCAGGAACGCACCGAGTGGCACCGGGTGAAGTTCTTCGGCAAGCTCGGCGAGATCGCCGGCGAGTACCTGCGCAAGGGCTCGCAGGTCTATGTGGAAGGCTCGATCCGCTACGACAAGTTCACCGGTAGCGATGGTGTCGAGAAGTACTTCACCGATATCGTCGCCGACGAGATGCAGATGCTCGGTGGCCGCGGCGAAGGCGGTGGTGGTGGTGGTGGTGGCGGTGGTGGTGGCAACTACGAGCGCAGCAGCGGTGGCGGCGGGCAGCGCCCGCAGCGCCAGGAGTCGGCGGCACCCCGTCGCCAGGCGCCGGCGCAGCAGCCGCAGCCGGCGATGGACGACTTCTCGGACGACGACATCCCGTTCTGA
- a CDS encoding GGDEF domain-containing protein has product MLKPQRPANEAQRLDVLRRARILDSPPDEGFDDLIAIAAAICQVPYALVSLVDEERQWFVARFGIELEQTTRDDSFCAHSLLYPDRMMVVPDARQDPRFHDNPFVTGEPRIRFYAGAPLLAPDGMPLGSFCVMDREVRTLTDEQSRALEALSRQASRLIELRRVSVELQHHLRERDWYEEQLLQSHLALERENASLVQMSRTDPLTGLPNRRAFAEEIEAVAAAGVPYAVAICDIDRFKLINDSYGHAEGDQVLCAVADALRGRHAARGRVARVGGEEFVVLFPGMSREQALVECETLRHAVEQLPIRHRVTMSVGVAEGATGESIKSVFARADDALYAAKHGGRNRVEAG; this is encoded by the coding sequence ATGCTGAAGCCGCAACGACCCGCAAATGAAGCACAACGGCTGGACGTGCTGCGGCGTGCGCGGATCCTCGACTCACCACCCGACGAGGGCTTCGACGACCTGATCGCCATTGCAGCGGCGATCTGCCAGGTGCCCTATGCACTGGTGAGCCTGGTCGACGAGGAGCGGCAGTGGTTCGTGGCGAGGTTCGGCATCGAGCTCGAACAGACCACGCGCGACGATTCGTTCTGCGCGCATTCGCTGCTGTACCCCGACCGGATGATGGTGGTGCCCGACGCGCGGCAGGATCCGCGCTTCCACGACAACCCGTTCGTGACCGGCGAGCCGCGGATCCGGTTCTATGCAGGCGCACCGCTGCTCGCGCCGGATGGCATGCCGCTGGGCAGTTTCTGCGTGATGGATCGCGAGGTGCGCACGCTCACCGATGAGCAGAGCCGGGCGCTCGAGGCGCTGTCCCGGCAGGCGTCGCGCCTGATCGAACTGCGCCGGGTCAGCGTCGAACTGCAGCACCACCTGCGCGAACGCGACTGGTACGAGGAGCAGCTCCTGCAGTCTCACCTCGCGCTGGAGCGGGAAAACGCCAGCCTGGTGCAGATGAGCCGGACCGATCCGCTGACCGGGCTGCCCAACCGTCGCGCCTTCGCCGAGGAAATCGAGGCCGTGGCGGCTGCCGGGGTCCCGTATGCGGTGGCGATCTGCGACATCGACCGTTTCAAGCTGATCAACGACAGTTACGGCCATGCGGAAGGCGACCAAGTGCTGTGCGCGGTGGCCGACGCGCTGCGGGGTCGGCATGCCGCGCGCGGGCGGGTGGCCCGGGTGGGTGGCGAGGAGTTCGTGGTGCTGTTTCCCGGGATGAGCCGTGAGCAGGCGCTGGTCGAGTGCGAGACGCTGCGGCATGCGGTCGAACAGCTGCCGATCCGGCACCGCGTCACCATGAGCGTAGGCGTGGCGGAAGGCGCGACGGGAGAGTCGATCAAGTCGGTCTTCGCCCGCGCCGACGACGCCCTGTACGCGGCCAAGCACGGTGGCCGCAACCGCGTCGAGGCCGGCTGA
- the murL gene encoding UDP-N-acetyl-alpha-D-muramoyl-L-alanyl-L-glutamate epimerase produces MSLAFDRDAIRSFRFVDCGFDAGSGIARLVYAFDEGPELVETVTIPGAPFVLDDARVAAVQRATRLLHLIAGVSYYKAAVPEIIRVDGYAIDGGTAALLEDIYLHGLGEFAYRNGLDLRGRIRFPATVASLLPPAGEEPAPEVPLVGGARRADEGSTPAAPAAGLREHALVAIGGGKDSLVSIEALRDAGVAQTVSWIGGSQLIRACAERTGLPTLNIQRQLAPQLFEYNRQGAYNGHIPVTAINSAILALAALVLDADQVVFSNERSASYGSLIEGSGEVNHQWSKGWAFEQAFGDHLQRFVAADLRYYSLLRPLSELAVARQFARIDRYDAHFSSCNRNFHLLGERPVNRWCGVCPKCHFVFLALAPFMPKPRLVAIFGRNLLDDASQVPGYDALIEYRDHKPFECVGEARESRAALAALAARPEWREDAIVQRFAREIAPQLDGTGLDVAQLLDVDGEHRIPATLWEQLRARFAA; encoded by the coding sequence GTGAGCCTGGCCTTCGATCGCGATGCGATCCGCAGCTTCCGCTTCGTCGACTGCGGCTTCGATGCCGGCAGCGGCATCGCCCGGCTGGTCTACGCCTTCGACGAGGGCCCCGAGCTGGTCGAGACCGTCACCATTCCGGGTGCGCCGTTCGTGCTCGACGATGCGCGCGTGGCGGCGGTGCAGCGCGCCACGCGGTTGCTGCACCTGATCGCCGGCGTCAGCTACTACAAGGCGGCGGTGCCGGAGATCATCCGCGTCGACGGCTATGCCATCGACGGCGGCACCGCCGCGCTGCTGGAGGACATCTACCTGCACGGCCTCGGCGAGTTCGCCTACCGCAACGGGCTGGACCTGCGCGGCAGGATCCGGTTTCCGGCCACTGTCGCGTCCCTTCTCCCGCCTGCGGGAGAAGAGCCTGCCCCCGAGGTGCCCTTGGTCGGGGGTGCCCGAAGGGCGGATGAGGGCAGCACTCCCGCCGCACCGGCCGCCGGCCTGCGCGAACACGCGCTGGTCGCGATCGGCGGCGGCAAGGACTCGCTGGTCTCGATCGAGGCACTGCGCGATGCCGGCGTCGCGCAGACGGTCAGCTGGATCGGCGGCTCGCAGCTGATCCGCGCCTGCGCCGAACGCACCGGCCTGCCCACGCTCAACATCCAGCGCCAGCTGGCGCCGCAACTGTTCGAGTACAACCGCCAGGGCGCATACAACGGCCATATCCCGGTCACCGCGATCAACTCGGCGATCCTCGCGCTCGCCGCGCTGGTGCTCGACGCCGACCAGGTGGTGTTCTCCAACGAGCGCTCCGCCAGCTACGGCAGCCTGATCGAAGGCTCCGGCGAGGTGAACCACCAGTGGTCGAAGGGCTGGGCGTTCGAGCAGGCGTTCGGCGACCACCTGCAGCGTTTCGTCGCCGCCGACCTGCGCTACTACTCGCTGCTGCGGCCGCTGTCGGAGCTGGCGGTGGCACGGCAGTTCGCGCGCATCGACCGTTACGACGCGCACTTCTCCAGCTGCAACCGCAACTTCCACCTGCTCGGCGAGCGCCCGGTCAACCGCTGGTGCGGGGTCTGCCCGAAGTGCCACTTCGTGTTCCTGGCGCTGGCGCCGTTCATGCCCAAGCCGCGGCTGGTGGCGATCTTCGGCCGCAACCTGCTCGACGACGCCTCGCAGGTGCCGGGCTACGACGCGCTGATCGAGTACCGCGACCACAAGCCGTTCGAATGCGTAGGCGAGGCGCGCGAGTCGCGCGCGGCGCTCGCCGCGTTGGCCGCACGTCCGGAGTGGCGCGAAGACGCGATCGTGCAGCGCTTCGCGCGCGAGATCGCCCCGCAGCTCGACGGCACCGGCCTCGATGTCGCGCAACTGCTCGACGTCGACGGCGAGCACCGCATCCCCGCGACGCTGTGGGAGCAGCTGCGTGCACGCTTCGCCGCCTGA
- a CDS encoding LysR substrate-binding domain-containing protein, translated as MAMRTDWLSALAAFETAARYQNFAHAAEELHLTASAVSHQVRKLEARLGVTLFQRHARGVSLTAEGRRLADSASHAIGDLDSVMRELRAGPDAGDTVAITTLHSFVHGWLIPRLPRFTAAHPGIRLRIDTGFALTRFDDGGPDFGIRFGPGHWPGLSAQPLLEERLFAAAAPTWEGFARIRTVADIPTHPLLADLSHFGWHDWFRANGVQGADADARIVFSDSTAMLEAAAHGLGIALAREHVAAPWLEAERLRPLPGRWVSGRRAYHLVHPGHRHLRAPARVFRDWLLAEAAQGPAVPAGMDNARP; from the coding sequence ATGGCAATGCGCACCGACTGGCTGTCCGCGCTGGCGGCATTCGAAACCGCAGCGCGCTACCAGAACTTCGCCCACGCGGCCGAAGAGCTGCACCTCACCGCCAGCGCGGTCAGCCACCAGGTGCGCAAGCTCGAGGCCCGCCTGGGGGTGACCCTGTTCCAGCGCCACGCACGCGGGGTGTCGCTCACCGCCGAGGGCCGCCGGCTTGCCGACTCCGCCAGCCATGCCATCGGCGATCTCGACAGCGTGATGCGCGAACTGCGCGCGGGCCCCGACGCCGGCGACACGGTGGCGATCACCACCCTGCATTCGTTCGTGCACGGCTGGCTGATTCCCCGCCTGCCGCGCTTTACCGCGGCGCATCCCGGGATCCGCCTGCGCATCGATACCGGATTCGCACTCACCCGCTTCGACGACGGTGGCCCGGACTTCGGCATCCGCTTCGGGCCCGGCCACTGGCCGGGTCTGTCGGCGCAACCGCTGCTGGAGGAGCGGCTGTTCGCCGCTGCCGCGCCGACCTGGGAAGGATTCGCGCGCATCCGCACCGTGGCCGACATCCCGACGCATCCGTTGCTGGCGGACCTGTCGCATTTCGGCTGGCACGACTGGTTCCGCGCCAACGGCGTGCAGGGCGCCGATGCGGATGCACGGATCGTCTTCAGCGACAGCACCGCCATGCTCGAGGCGGCCGCCCATGGCCTGGGCATCGCGCTGGCCCGCGAGCACGTGGCGGCTCCGTGGCTCGAGGCCGAGCGGCTGCGCCCGCTGCCGGGACGCTGGGTGTCCGGGCGCCGCGCCTACCATCTGGTGCATCCCGGGCATCGGCACCTGCGCGCGCCCGCCCGGGTGTTCCGTGACTGGCTGCTGGCCGAGGCGGCGCAAGGCCCCGCGGTGCCTGCCGGGATGGATAATGCGCGGCCCTGA